One Deferrivibrio essentukiensis DNA segment encodes these proteins:
- the nrfD gene encoding NrfD/PsrC family molybdoenzyme membrane anchor subunit, giving the protein EKMSTHVEKTGNSLIQINPSKAPIPFIIIGLILLAIGGYATLQVLFKGHEAVYGVTREVPWGLLISTYAYFVITSTGLAFIGGLGHAFGFEKYSKVSKRIVVMAFVILLAGFTQIGMEIGHPIRLMIYMILSPNLSAPIVWMGVFYGIELVILAIELYLVFKPNQTAKDHETAKVVGFFALLVGVLATSNLGYVFGSLNARPFYHGVYFSTFLVISGITAGAALLMVIHNIIYGWNVPEKLNGTMNALGKIMGMGIALMAFLYLWKILSSIYTQPGDAYLSAMALIKGPLSKNFWVGELGLAVIVPFLIIVFTKAKNTKALGVAGIVYMIGLFFTRYDFVVAGQLPPMRKALEGSGVEAVNGLVQYSPSAGEWMIFALGWGLFLFLYFMAEKFLNLDTEDHH; this is encoded by the coding sequence GAAAAAATGTCAACTCATGTAGAAAAAACAGGTAATAGTTTAATACAGATAAATCCCAGCAAAGCGCCTATCCCTTTCATAATAATAGGACTAATTTTGCTTGCTATAGGTGGTTATGCTACTTTGCAAGTGCTATTTAAAGGTCATGAAGCAGTTTATGGCGTTACAAGGGAAGTTCCTTGGGGACTATTGATATCCACTTATGCATATTTTGTAATTACTTCTACTGGATTAGCGTTTATCGGTGGTCTTGGTCATGCCTTTGGTTTTGAGAAATATTCTAAAGTAAGTAAGAGAATTGTAGTAATGGCGTTTGTGATTCTCCTTGCAGGTTTTACACAAATTGGAATGGAGATAGGTCACCCGATAAGACTTATGATTTATATGATTCTCTCTCCAAACTTAAGTGCACCAATTGTTTGGATGGGTGTATTTTATGGTATAGAGCTTGTAATTCTTGCAATTGAACTTTATCTTGTATTCAAGCCAAATCAAACCGCTAAAGACCATGAAACAGCAAAAGTGGTTGGATTTTTTGCACTTTTAGTTGGTGTGCTTGCTACAAGTAACCTTGGTTATGTTTTTGGTTCATTAAATGCAAGACCATTCTATCATGGAGTTTATTTTTCAACTTTCCTTGTAATTTCAGGAATTACTGCTGGTGCAGCACTTTTAATGGTTATCCATAATATTATATATGGTTGGAATGTACCTGAAAAATTAAATGGTACAATGAATGCTCTTGGTAAAATTATGGGTATGGGAATCGCATTAATGGCATTCTTATATCTTTGGAAGATTTTATCTTCAATTTATACTCAGCCAGGTGATGCATATTTGTCAGCTATGGCACTTATCAAAGGGCCACTGAGTAAAAACTTCTGGGTTGGAGAGCTTGGTCTTGCTGTAATTGTACCATTTTTAATAATTGTGTTTACTAAGGCAAAAAATACTAAAGCACTTGGCGTGGCCGGCATAGTTTATATGATAGGTTTATTTTTTACAAGGTATGACTTTGTGGTAGCAGGTCAATTGCCACCAATGAGAAAAGCTCTTGAAGGTTCAGGTGTTGAGGCTGTAAACGGACTCGTTCAGTATTCTCCGTCAGCCGGTGAGTGGATGATTTTTGCACTTGGTTGGGGATTGTTCTTATTCCTTTATTTTATGGCAGAAAAATTTCTGAA